The Glycine max cultivar Williams 82 chromosome 3, Glycine_max_v4.0, whole genome shotgun sequence sequence TTATATGTGGGAACACGTGATCATATGTCTAAGTATTCGATTACTCAAGTCTAAGTATTACTCTTATACTGATATTTTTGGGTTAAGTCTAGATGTCGATTTTAGCTATTAAACTCGATGCCCTTTGAAGCGGTTTGCCTTTTAGCCCAAATTAAATAGAAAGAGCTGAGGTGATGTACATAATAATTGCCCTAACTCTGTATTACTTAGAATAAACATTGTTCACTTAAGGATTAAGGTGGATATTTCCCAAAGTCAGTCTCCAAGTAGGTTGTTCCTAAGTCAGTATTGCTTAGACTAACCAGTGCTGACTTGagattaaaacaaatatttatttcataatagTTACCCCAAGTTATTATtctaagttattattatttagaataAGCAATGTTGACTTAaggattaaaacaaatattacctCCATAAcagttatcaataaaattacCTGGTGACCTAAAAAATATTGAGCGCATTTCACAAACAAATGCTTCAATAGTCAATGTACTTCTAATTTATTCATGTAAGAGCATTTCTAATTTCTTAAGCCACTCAACGATATTGGGATCATTTAGAACAtgtcagaagaaaaaaagaggggaACAAGTTATTTGTAGAGATTGAATTGGCTAGTGAGACAAGTTATAGATCAACATATATCTTTGAATGGAAAGGAGGAAGCTTCACAGAAGCTGCAAAGGTGTTGAGAAACACATGTACGTGGGGGCATGCTATCGTTTGCAGGTGAAAACTAATTACTGTGGCTGTTGGGTGTGTTGAAGCTAGGGTGAGGGTTATATAAATGAAGCAGATTGGGATTGGAGTGCAATCATAAATTTCCAGGTAATATGCTTTTGGAGGGAAAGTGATAATTTGGTAGGTGTGAAGCTGAGATATATTAGCCTATCCAAAAAATTTCTTTGGTGGAGGCAAAGAAATAGTCTATAATATTAATTTGGTAAGTGTGAAGCTGAAATATATTAGCCTATCCAAAAAATTTTCTTTGGTGGAGGTAAAGAAATAGTCTATAATATTAATTTGGTAAGTGTAAAGCTGAGATATATTAGCCTATCCAAAAAATTTTCTTTAGTGGAGGCAAAGAAATAgtctataatatttttagatgaaaaatattataaatttttgttaaatacataattttaaatccACAGGATTGATACAGTAATGATGTAAAGTTCCGTTGCGTTCATGTGAGTgagaacaatttatttattttgtaccaATGATGATCATATATTGCGAGTAAAATTAGTCTCTGACTCAGTGTGTTAGAGGATATTTATGATTTCtaacatataacaaaaaaaatacataaattcataataaaaaaacccaaaataCCTTAGATTTTACgaatttaaaaggataaaataaataaaattaatacaaatgtattttctattttctcttttttaatttcttaattccttttctttaaaaaatattttatgagagtaatacctattttttttataggagcaaaaacaataattatttgatatattCATATAAACAATTACCCCATAACTATGTAAGTGCATCCGTCCCTGCCTGCATTGATAAGGACACAGCAACAAATTAAAGGACACAGATGTTATTTGTCTCTGATTAGCATGTGAACCTTTGCCTACTTCATTATGAAGAAATGGACAGAATAGAACAATGCCCCAAAATAGTAAGACATTGTACGTGTCTAAGCTGTCACCTGGCGATGGCTTTATTTTCatggaatgaaaatgaaatttctggtgggatattttcaaatgaattatatatgtagCCTAGCTTTGATGGGTTCGATCAAATGAAGCTCACCATTAGAGCTCAATAATCCCTCTATGATCCCAACAAGAAAATAAGTGTCACTAAAAAGGACAGACACAATTTTAGGATCCTTAGACGATTACACATATCCCTTGAATTGTTCTATCATGACTTATATTGTGTTTTTGTTGGTaaggaaagaaattaaatgaataaagttGTATGAGAAAATtaggaaaaagaatgaaaataagtGAAATAGAGTATATAGAAAAACAATGAAAGTATGATGATTTGGTTGAAGTTAAATACagcagaaaagagaaaaaatatttaaattaaaattgtttagtagattaaaaatgaaaaataagagaactttatattagataaaaatataattttattataattatttattgttaatgtcattcttatttattatttttatttatattattaattattattattattattattattattattatttaataaaacatgaggtaaaagaagaagaaaaaagcgtTGAAAGGTAGTGGTAGACTGGTAGTTGTTTTCACAAcacttttatctcatttttgcaaccaaataatattttgtgggactcatttttttaacttctatATCACTTTGTCTAATCAAACAACTTTACTCACATCTTTCACTTTCATTTCTCACTCTCTCGCCCGAATTAAAAACTGCGTTTCTCTAATGTCAtacttgaattatttttttttttaaatactttaagtGTGTTTGGacggagaaatttaaaattctgagatattttaaattttaagaattttaaatacttcaattgaaattcttttatttttaaaattttgtatttggataaaaaaaattaaaattatgaggatgaaaaaaaaatgaatgaaaaaaagagaagatatgattggtgtgctagttataTGTGTTCCTGTATGTTCATACCCGATCGATATTTTAGGAGGTGAGacgtgtttcttgaagaagaagactgtaagaagagaatttcaattcctcacattttagaaggaaattgaaattccatatttttacttatttaaaattccaaaattttaaattcttcataaaaaacatccaaacaatgaattctaaattacagaaattcaaattttctgataaattactttccttagttaaaattctctatccaaacgcaTTGTTAGAGTgcgtttggataaaaaaatttaattgagaaaaataatttattagagaatttaaattttttaatctaaaattcattgtttgactatttttttatgaaaaatttaaatttttgaaattttaaaacataattttaaataactaaaaatgtgtaattttaattttcttctaaaaaatgagaaattaaaattctcttctTGATAGGAGAACCTTTCAAAATGTTCTTGTATTTCCTTTATAATCTTCATCCTCTCTTTCACCTAAAAGTTTTCGAAATTCTGTTCTCGAACTCACGACTCTTCCCTCACGCTGATGATGATGATCCTATTCTTCAAGAAATAACGTTTGAGTTCGCGGAACGTCGATCGAGTGCGGGCGTAGGGGACACGTAGAACTGCACCCGCTAGTCAGGGGAGCAGCCTATCACGCGATAGAGGTGTTCACCGACGCAGAGAGCCTGGGCCTGAATGCTGTGGTCGAATATGATGGTGTATGTCGTCGTGTCCCGGTTTTCCTGCGACTCCTTCCCCATATAATATTGTTCTCTTTGGAAGCACACCAACTatatcttctcttctctttgcattcattttttttcatcctcacaattttaatttttttcatccaaacacaaaattttaaaaataattttttttaattgaaatatttaaaattcttaaaattttaaatttgtctgaattttaaattctctcgTCCAAATACACCGTCAAGAATTCCAATACACAATAATGAATTTCAACGcatcaaataaaaagaaaaatcattactTTTAGAATAAAATGAATGTAAGAAAAGTGTTGCACCAGGATGTGGAGCTTATCCTTTTAACAAAATGTCGTattattaagaaaaactaatatgATGAGAGTAATTAAGATGAAAAAAGTTTCAATCaggtgataaaaatatatatttgaccaCAGTTTGtggaattttgaaaattgagaGAATGAatgtcattattttaaaatggggactaaaattataaattaggtAAAATAGgagactaaaataatattttagtcttaaatttgttaaataatttatataaataataaaaagtgtaatttttatttaaaaattatattattttgcttCATATGAATTAATTTTGCCCCAAAAAATAACACATATAACATGtcctgttttattttataaattctcAAATCTTACTATTTTAATCCCTAAAATTTATGTCTTTCCTAAATAGAtaccttaaaatttaattttgttccaATTAAGTCTTAAACTTTATCCTTTCACAGATAAACaccataaaatttaattatatttttaagtaatctttaaattttacttttttatttttacagatAGACACTTGAACAATTGatcttaaaatttatctttttaatgaaaaataattctttCTATAAAATTGGGATAGACTTAAATTGGTGCTGGTCCTAAGGATTATTTGGAGGTACAATCACATTAGTTCAGActaaaaacaaccaaaaaaaaaaaatactttaacttcacaaggaaaaaaattaattccttttgataattatttaattttgtctatttttttaaaaaatcctcAATTCTTAATTATAAGTTATACAAGAATTAAAGTTaacaaagttttattttttatttttaaaaaactattcgCAGTAATATTTTGTACTTGTACGAGGTTTATTTTACTGTGCATTTTCACAAACTTTCACCTCATTCTTGGGTGAAAGTGTAGTCAGTGGcccatgtaatttttaaaactttcacCTACAAATCACTGTGCAACATGAGGACCACTTTCAACCCTCTTTTTAACATTTATCCCCTATATTTACCTGAACCGAACACAACTTTAGTTTTTCTTAgtttttgatataaaattatatggcattttttaatttagttttaaatctagttttagtatttaatttaatttctaaattttagttttattatttccattacatttaatttttacaatgaaaattatttttttattagtagtttctataaaaaaactagaatttttttttaaaatatttgtttctaaatttcttatatttttttaaaacattttaagttttgtatatggtttttagtattttatcaattaatattatttagttaataaatttttgtccttccaaatttatataatattattatattaaatcaattaatttttctattcttcaataattaattttgcgAAAAAAgttcacattttttaaaataacagaaGTCGGTactgaatttaatttaagacttctatatagaagaagaagatgaagaagtctaAATGTCTAATGCATGAAACTACAACCAGTAAAATTAacgacaaaataaaattaaggatcCTCCAGACTGAAACCAATAATTAATCTTACACGGTCTGCATATACACCCAAATCACTATTAAATAAGCTGTTCCTCAAATCAATATGTCCGGAGAGTTACTTAATTGTTGCGAGTCTTGTTGGCTCTAACTTTTTGATCAAAGCATGATCCTTGGGAGTTAATAAAAAAGACTTGAACATAAGGTAAATAACAACTATAGAAttctgaataaattaaaaatattgatccaTATATGCTTGTTGAATAGCTCCTTACACtcatatacaaaataaatgcaGCTATCAATCACCATCAGGCCAGCTCCCGATTTCACTAAATTgtacattgaaaaaaaaatttggtggTTAATGCATGGTGTGTTTGGTAGAGAGGAAAAACAtaatattgaagaaaaaaattatttattttttttataaaaatcacacattttaccatctattttaattttaaaaaatttcttttatttttattctttaaatcgAACACACCTTAAACATGACCGTAATTAAGTCACTTTTTTTTGGGGGTACATAGTAATTAAGTCACTAGTGACACTCTGAGTTCGACTAAGAATTTAATAGAGTAGCAATATCGATTGTGTACCTACATATTTATGTATGAACATTGTGGAATAATGCCAATTATGTTGGTATAACCAACAGAATTAATGCTCATATTCTGAAGAAAAAGCGATGATAAACCCACGCCTTTCATAAGCCACAATATCGTATGTTcatccaatttttcttttaaaaaatctaagataaaaaatataggtACTACGTCTATTTAGAAATCGTGATTCACATGTACGGCTTCCcctattttgaataaattttgataaCCTACCtcagtttttataataaatgagaaaattttTAAGTGATATAAATAGATCAATCTTAATTCACTAATCTAATTAATCTAAtcaaatttaacattaaattaaaatatatttttaagtgtgTCCACACCTCCCCTACTAATATGATAATAATGAGTTTCATCTTAactaattcttataaaattgattaataatgattatttcttatttatataatttatctcgACTATCTTTATTAGATATCGGATttcaatgtcattttttttatgacataAGACTTTAACACACTTTTCTACGTAGGTATGACCACAATTTATATACATTATTAGTAACTTTTCACCATGTGGCTTCCTCCGTTTGTTTTCCAACTATGTAAGATTGTTTTGACTTTTCACTAATAATGTCCATCTTAATTATGTGAGAAAATTACAGGAACCTATCGGCTGGATCTTTCACTTCCTGCCGACATGTGACACCCCTTGCTTTACTCGTGGCTAGTAATTCATACATATTCGTGTCAGGTTGTCATCATAAACACATGCATAAACTTTTTTGCTTAGTCATTCACTGCATCATAATTTTCAGGTCTAGAAAAAATGGCTTCTCGAAACCATGAGGTATCAATGGTAAAGGAGAATGGTGGTGGTGGGAACAACCTGAAGGGGTTGAGCAAGGAAATGAGACATGGCAGAACGGCACATAACATGTCATCATCTTCTTTGCGCAAGAAATCTGACCTAACTCTTGTGTCTAAGGTTTGCTCTGGCCATGTAAGGAATGTGTTGGTGAATTTGCAAGAGGTTATTCTTGGAACCAAGCTCTCTATTCTTTTCCCTGCCATTCCCCTAGCCATTGTTGCTGAAGGCTATGGCTTTGGAAGAGTGAGCCCTCTTTTTCTTAATTCTGTACTTCTTACTTATACCCTCagctttaaaaatttattatatgatctaggaattttttttttatacataaaacttATAAAACTTTAGGTAAGTTAAATCCAAAGGATTCATAAGAGTTAAGACAAGTCTCAAGCTTCAAAAGAGTGTTTatagatatatttaaaaattattcattaacaAGATTTTTATCTCAATAACAGAAATTGAATCTATATTCTTTTAGAGTGAACTATATTTTCTTGGCATATATGATTTAGGAAATATTCATTGTCCCACCAATTCAAATATGAAACTgagttttattaatatatatatatatatatatattagccgGGTTTAAAAAAGGTTAATAATACCCTAATGTTTTTATCTACCCAATTTGCCAATCATGGAGTTATATCTGTTCTGGTTTattcattgaaatttatttcataacaaTCACTTTTGATAATTAGTCTTGCAATTACgtatgataagattgttaatGGATGCTTGGGATACTTTTTTACTACATATCGTGAATTTGTCATAAAGATAATAATGCATAAATGTGTTTCTAGAAACTGTATATACAATGTAGGTTGGATTTTGCTATCGCTTGTCTATTGATTAATATTGCGGTTGTTAATAATGTTATATTATGGGATGATATGACCCTgtactctctctctcctttgtTTCGTAAAGTCTTGGGTTTTTGTGTTGAGTTTACTTGGGCTCACACCACTTGCGGAACGAGTCAGCTTCTTGACAGAGTAAGGAAATCTTGTTAGTTGTTGCATTCCTGCTTATAGTTAGATCGTACATTAGTCATCATTAATCATTGTACGTACAATTTTTACTTTCGTTTACCCCTTTATGTTTGCATGCTGATTCTCGTTTTATTTGCTCTCTTGGTGTTTGGTACTTTCAAATTTGGCAGACAAGTTGCTTTTTACACTGGTCCTGCAGGTGTGTATGGATCCACAACTGTACTattaaagcaatttttttttaaatatgtatattagtcatttttctttaattcggtctaagaaattttgaattaaagtaaaatataaaaatatagatccCACGTCACGGGacctaaaaattaatatcacaTTGTTACCATAGAAAAAGTATAGAATAACAGGACATCAATGCTTGTTACATAATCTCTCTTCTTTGGATTTTGTCTTCACACCAAAGTTGGTTATTGATACGAATGAAGCTTTAGTATAATTGTTTGTCATGTTACCTTTTATGTAATTTCTTGAATAACAGTGGGAGCACTTTTGAATGCAACATGTGGGAATGCTACAGAGCTCATCATAGCAATTTTTGCCCTTAGCCATAACAAAATTGCTTTGGTCAAATATTCTCTCTTGGGTTCCATAATTTCTAACCTTCTTCTGGTTCTTGGAACCTCTCTATTCATTGGTGGCCTAGCAAATCTTAGTCAGGAACAAAAATACGACAGAGTATAGCCCTGCACTCCATTAGTCCATTCAGAACTTTCACCTATGAATTGCATAGTTTtggttctttattttcttttatagtgAAATATGGGCTAGTGTTAATTAAGGATTTGAATGTTTTGCAATTTTCTTGCAGAAACAAGCAGATATGAACTTGCTTATGTTGTTTGTGGCATTGCTTTGCCACTTGCTGCCATTGTTGTTTCATTATGTTGGTGCCTCAGCAGCTGACACTGGAGACTCATCTCTGCAGTTGTCAAGAGCTGCTAGCATTGTTATGGTGATTGCATATTGTGCTTACCTTGTCTTCCAACTGTGGACTCACAGGCAGCTATTTGAAGCCCAGAATGTATGCATTGTTATTCGTGTCAATGTTTAATTAGAGTGTGTTTAAGACAGctgcaaaaaaaatatagattatttcaataatcaattataatgctaataatttatttgtttataattaatttttttgggataaaataaaaaagcttttatttaatgaattacgAAAAAGGGTATGAATAGTTGGAAAAAAGTTGTAAAATAATTTGGGGATAACCATTTTGAGGGAAAAACTGTTGGGAAATAATCATAAgcattaaattttcaaaatgtatgaaaatagtttatttatttatttatttttacaaatttcagctaatgtttcaaatattttttttttctaaaaagaagctgagataaaaaaaattccagtTGTCCCAACAATTTAGAAATAAtatatgatttgtttttttccaAACAACTTAATTATTTACCATCATGCATTTTGCAGGAAGATGATGAAGAGGGTGGCAGTGATTCAGAAGCAGTGATAGGATTCTGGAGTGGGTTTACTTGGCTGGTTGGGATGACTATGACCATTGCTTTGTTGTCTGAATATGTGGTGCAAACAATTGAGGTAATTGACTGactgctttttattttttgaaagatgagaatATTCTTTTATTCTATTGCTTGAGATAATAGTACATGAGTTTAATTTCAAcattttacactattaattaATCAGAAATTATCTTAAGCAAATAATGGTTATTGTATAAGTTAAGAAACCTATATCTTACATGACAATATCTAATTCGTCATATCTAATTAtatgacaatataaaataatatttacattgtcaatccattttaattaaatttataatttataatttataactattataaaaaaaatatttggcatctatttttttggcatttttatcttcaattattataaattattacattttatttttaacttccaACTGtagttacattttttaaaacaaatcactatgtaataaaaaaacattacataTACATACAATTAACTTTCAAGTCCAGTCAAGCAGGAAGTGTACATTTTTGCACTAGTAATATATAATGGCGATATGAAATTTTGGTGTACACATTTTCTCCCTACTTTACCCCTATAAAAATGTGAATCTGAACAGGATGCATCTGATTCATGGGGTTTGTCTGTTAGCTTCCTTAGCATAATCTTGCTTCCAATTTTTGGCAATGCAACTGAACATGCAGCAGCAATCATATTTGGTTTCAAGAACAAACTGGTACCAACTTTAATAGCTAGTTTTATGAAGTTCAAATACTTCTATTTTAATTGGAGAAAAATTGAGGGCATGTGATTTAATTCCTTGAGACTAAGCTAATGATGTTACTGCAGGACATCTCTTTGGGTGTTTCTTTGGGTTCTTCAACTCAAATTAGCATGTTTGTGGTAAGCATTcaccttaaaaaaaatgtttgcatCCACTTAGCTTTGATGTTTGATATCAATATAGGTTCCCCTATGTGTGATTGTTGCTTGGATTATGGGTATCAAAATGGACCTCAACTTCAACCTCCTAGAAACAGCTTCTCTTTCTTTGGCAATAACAATCACAGCCTTCGCATTACAGGTATACTTATTATATACCATCATTTCATTGGTTGAAACATCACAAATAGATTTGGTATATATCTTGATTCACTATTTCTTTTCCATGTATATCTTTGTAGGATGGAACTTCCCACTACATGAAAGGCCTTGTTCTCATACTCTGCTATATTGTTATTGGGGCATGCTTTTTCGTACAAAGAACACCCCCTAGTAAGTATAATATGTGACACTTTGTtgtcacaaaaatatttaaaatttatatttataatcctGAAATTATAATCCATATCTAAAATTTGGTCAATCTTTTTCCCAGACCAAACTAATGTTTCTAACATAACGCTTAAATCCGCAAACTGAAGCAGTTTTTGGAGCTTAATAGGTAAGTTCATATGTCCTCTAGCTATATACACATGCAGACAAATTTTTGTGTGTGCattctgtgacaccctctacccctcacatatatactaataaggaataaaaaaaattcaaatattaattaaaagtatttttaaaacattttttttaaacaagtctttcaaaggggaaaaaggctcacattcattttcttctacatcatattcaaacttgtccaaataaataataaagtattctcgactcaacaaggtcgtctaagcttcatacaattaatatagaacctatatcctaatgtcacatcctatcagagcgttgtgttcccgtgtcctctagcatgaggttcttcatagtcatccacctattcatctgctcccccgaacacaagttcaagatcatcacaggatccaaacacaacaacacacagggagtgagttatcacattcctagctaatagagaaacaagacaattaaatatacatattatataaatgagataccacttgcttaaacatagctcacgtaacttcaccacttcgtcattcaaaattcacttttcaattatcaatcacattacacaagaatcccacactccgatcaagatataataacacatcaattagcaagcatatgcaatagttatgctaagactcaatcctatatgcaatgtggtaccatgtcagtgaaaaaccaccctggggcgcttaggagtacataacaagacacaccacacaatgggtttgtcaggtcactctcactaagtaagattatagggagaccagtcagggtcacgatgttttgcgagaatgctccaaccatatgggatcagcataggcttaaaggagcactcaaacccggtgacccccaaggcctacactccgaagagtccgtcagggcctctccctcctgattcaggtccaacccctaaaatcattttagcacacagacactgctagtgaattatacaatacccacgacctcacactcgtgtcttaaacacgtacaacatattgcgctacaatttaacactggttcctaaacaggaacctacactttctctttaacactggttcttaaataggaaacctacactttctctttaacactgcgcatttacacttttttcaagataacactggtcgggttattgtacaattcacagcttacaacataaataatgtcacatcaagagttaatcacacacttattcacaaccaaaactcattcacaatttcacatctcataatgtcacaatttaccatcacatgttttcacgtatctctcAATTCAACACccgttctactttacacttttactcaatctcaaggcaacatattattccacaattcatcacatatttcatttataagcactgctcatgaattatacaataccacgacctcacactcttGTTTCacacatgtttaacacaattgcgctacaatttaacactggttcctaaactAGGAACCtgcactttctctttaacactgcgcataaacactggtcgggttattgtataattcatagctcacgatataattaatgtaaaatcaagtgttaaacacatccacttatttacaatagaatatcatgtccacactttaacatttcataacattcctaatgatattcataaggtacaacatacacatgttcatcaaatttaaccataatattctcaaactccaacacttaataatttttggaatcatactataacactctacaatattatttacataaattattaatataaataacaagctctatatatatataagctagcatacatcatattgaatcacaaattacaaagtaagctttcaatgcacagattctaaataattatatgaacactttggtcaatttcaattatgatattgactttttaaattatatataaaaacctaaatagcaagaaaaagagaaaatacaaaatcaatatctctctctaaatttatcctttatttcatcaattcatattaattagaaagtactcgatttatagggttcacgctcaacacaatagcatatcaattccacaacaattggtctgtcaaacatatataattccctgtaataattataaggataaaatgaaaattgcaaaaacacccccaaaattcattccaattgatatctctaaggatccctacacatgttctcactaattctcaattgtgaataactcatcccttacctctgagcggactgacgtgccttcagccagcgatagcaacatctctagcggttccctgaaattctttcaattattcctccgactgctccgatagaattcccaaacgtcagagagacggagaagagattgaaacctccacttgt is a genomic window containing:
- the LOC100782052 gene encoding vacuolar cation/proton exchanger 3 isoform X2, whose amino-acid sequence is MASRNHEVSMVKENGGGGNNLKGLSKEMRHGRTAHNMSSSSLRKKSDLTLVSKVCSGHVRNVLVNLQEVILGTKLSILFPAIPLAIVAEGYGFGRSWVFVLSLLGLTPLAERVSFLTEQVAFYTGPAVGALLNATCGNATELIIAIFALSHNKIALVKYSLLGSIISNLLLVLGTSLFIGGLANLSQEQKYDRKQADMNLLMLFVALLCHLLPLLFHYVGASAADTGDSSLQLSRAASIVMVIAYCAYLVFQLWTHRQLFEAQNEDDEEGGSDSEAVIGFWSGFTWLVGMTMTIALLSEYVVQTIEDASDSWGLSVSFLSIILLPIFGNATEHAAAIIFGFKNKLDISLGVSLGSSTQISMFVVSIHLKKNVCIHLALMFDINIGSPMCDCCLDYGYQNGPQLQPPRNSFSFFGNNNHSLRITGWNFPLHERPCSHTLLYCYWGMLFRTKNTP
- the LOC100782052 gene encoding vacuolar cation/proton exchanger 3 isoform X6 — translated: MASRNHEVSMVKENGGGGNNLKGLSKEMRHGRTAHNMSSSSLRKKSDLTLVSKVCSGHVRNVLVNLQEVILGTKLSILFPAIPLAIVAEGYGFGRSWVFVLSLLGLTPLAERVSFLTEQVAFYTGPAVGALLNATCGNATELIIAIFALSHNKIALVKYSLLGSIISNLLLVLGTSLFIGGLANLSQEQKYDRKQADMNLLMLFVALLCHLLPLLFHYVGASAADTGDSSLQLSRAASIVMVIAYCAYLVFQLWTHRQLFEAQNEDDEEGGSDSEAVIGFWSGFTWLVGMTMTIALLSEYVVQTIEDASDSWGLSVSFLSIILLPIFGNATEHAAAIIFGFKNKLDISLGVSLGSSTQISMFVVPLCVIVAWIMGIKMDLNFNLLETASLSLAITITAFALQDGTSHYMKGLVLILCYIVIGACFFVQRTPPSILLVLVSVR
- the LOC100782052 gene encoding vacuolar cation/proton exchanger 3 isoform X1, which gives rise to MASRNHEVSMVKENGGGGNNLKGLSKEMRHGRTAHNMSSSSLRKKSDLTLVSKVCSGHVRNVLVNLQEVILGTKLSILFPAIPLAIVAEGYGFGRSWVFVLSLLGLTPLAERVSFLTEQVAFYTGPAVGALLNATCGNATELIIAIFALSHNKIALVKYSLLGSIISNLLLVLGTSLFIGGLANLSQEQKYDRKQADMNLLMLFVALLCHLLPLLFHYVGASAADTGDSSLQLSRAASIVMVIAYCAYLVFQLWTHRQLFEAQNEDDEEGGSDSEAVIGFWSGFTWLVGMTMTIALLSEYVVQTIEDASDSWGLSVSFLSIILLPIFGNATEHAAAIIFGFKNKLDISLGVSLGSSTQISMFVVSIHLKKNVCIHLALMFDINIGSPMCDCCLDYGYQNGPQLQPPRNSFSFFGNNNHSLRITGWNFSLHERPCSPTLLHCYWGMLFCTKNTLQCC
- the LOC100782052 gene encoding vacuolar cation/proton exchanger 3 isoform X4 — protein: MASRNHEVSMVKENGGGGNNLKGLSKEMRHGRTAHNMSSSSLRKKSDLTLVSKVCSGHVRNVLVNLQEVILGTKLSILFPAIPLAIVAEGYGFGRSWVFVLSLLGLTPLAERVSFLTEQVAFYTGPAVGALLNATCGNATELIIAIFALSHNKIALVKYSLLGSIISNLLLVLGTSLFIGGLANLSQEQKYDRKQADMNLLMLFVALLCHLLPLLFHYVGASAADTGDSSLQLSRAASIVMVIAYCAYLVFQLWTHRQLFEAQNEDDEEGGSDSEAVIGFWSGFTWLVGMTMTIALLSEYVVQTIEDASDSWGLSVSFLSIILLPIFGNATEHAAAIIFGFKNKLDISLGVSLGSSTQISMFVVPLCVIVAWIMGIKMDLNFNLLETASLSLAITITAFALQDGTSHYMKGLVLLLCYIVIGACFFVQRTPSNVANITLKSATEAVFRAQ
- the LOC100782052 gene encoding vacuolar cation/proton exchanger 3 isoform X5 — protein: MASRNHEVSMVKENGGGGNNLKGLSKEMRHGRTAHNMSSSSLRKKSDLTLVSKVCSGHVRNVLVNLQEVILGTKLSILFPAIPLAIVAEGYGFGRSWVFVLSLLGLTPLAERVSFLTEQVAFYTGPAVGALLNATCGNATELIIAIFALSHNKIALVKYSLLGSIISNLLLVLGTSLFIGGLANLSQEQKYDRKQADMNLLMLFVALLCHLLPLLFHYVGASAADTGDSSLQLSRAASIVMVIAYCAYLVFQLWTHRQLFEAQNEDDEEGGSDSEAVIGFWSGFTWLVGMTMTIALLSEYVVQTIEDASDSWGLSVSFLSIILLPIFGNATEHAAAIIFGFKNKLDISLGVSLGSSTQISMFVVPLCVIVAWIMGIKMDLNFNLLETASLSLAITITAFALQDGTSHYMKGLVLILCYIVIGACFFVQRTPPNQTNVSNITLKSAN